One window from the genome of Nicotiana sylvestris chromosome 9, ASM39365v2, whole genome shotgun sequence encodes:
- the LOC104244228 gene encoding uncharacterized protein, whose amino-acid sequence MHLKRRDTQSQISARRREAMLLSRRMRRQNFAKHSLLESPIVAVPEQATSSWDKTGFLNQTALTIREPPSLAEKCTNHQACLTTLCDNLEKGKSVLDTPIICETVASLQTCTTTVMDNLEKEKSILDPPIIRETGKPAFRLYFL is encoded by the exons ATGCACCTCAAACGGCGTGATACGCAGAGCCAAATATCTGCTCGTAGAAGGGAAGCGATGTTGCTATCGCGACGTATGAGAAGACAAAATTTTGCAAAGCACAGCCTTCTTGAAAGTCCGATTGTTGCTGTCCCAGAGCAGGCAACATCATCTTGGGACAAAACAGGATTTCTAAATCAAACTGCTCTTACCATACGAGAACCTCCTTCCCTTGCGGAAAAAT GTACCAACCATCAAGCTTGTCTGACTACATTGTGTGATAATTTAGAGAAAGGAAAGAGTGTATTGGATACCCCTATCATTTGTGAAACAG TTGCCAGTCTTCAAACTTGCACGACTACAGTGATGGATAATCTAGAAAAAGAAAAGTCTATATTGGATCCCCCTATCATTCGTGAAACAGGTAAACCTGCCTTTAGATTATACTTTCTTTGA